One window of Streptomyces sp. SUK 48 genomic DNA carries:
- the purF gene encoding amidophosphoribosyltransferase, translating into MPRGDGRLNHDLLPGEKGPQDACGVFGVWAPGEEVAKLTYFGLYALQHRGQESAGIAVSNGSQILVFKDMGLVSQVFDETSLGSLQGHIAVGHARYSTTGASVWENAQPTFRATAHGSIALGHNGNLVNTAQLAEMVAELPNENNSRSTRVAATNDTDLLTALLAAQVDEDGKPLTIEEAAQQVLPKVRGAFSLVFMDEHTLYAGRDPQGIRPLVLGRLERGWVVASESAALDICGASFVREIEPGEFVAIDENGLRSSRFAEAKPKGCVFEYVYLARPDTDIAGRNVYLSRVEMGRRLAKEAPAEADLVIATPESGTPAAIGYAEASGIPFGAGLVKNAYVGRTFIQPSQTIRQLGIRLKLNPLKEVIKGKRLVVVDDSIVRGNTQRALVRMLREAGAAEVHIRISSPPVKWPCFFGIDFATRAELIANGMTIDEIGTSLGADSLAYISIDGMIDATTIAKPNLCRACFDGEYPMELPDPELLGKQLLETELAAGPAETAAADAIRRP; encoded by the coding sequence GTGCCACGTGGTGACGGTCGACTCAATCACGACCTGCTCCCCGGTGAGAAAGGCCCCCAGGACGCGTGTGGCGTCTTCGGTGTCTGGGCTCCGGGTGAAGAGGTCGCAAAGCTCACGTACTTCGGGCTCTACGCCCTCCAGCACCGGGGTCAGGAATCCGCGGGAATCGCGGTCAGCAATGGCTCCCAGATCCTCGTCTTCAAGGACATGGGCCTGGTCTCCCAGGTCTTCGACGAGACCTCTCTCGGATCGCTCCAGGGTCATATCGCGGTCGGACACGCCCGCTACTCGACCACCGGCGCCTCCGTGTGGGAGAACGCCCAGCCGACGTTCCGTGCCACCGCGCACGGCTCGATCGCGCTCGGCCACAACGGCAACCTGGTCAACACGGCGCAGCTCGCCGAGATGGTCGCCGAACTCCCGAACGAGAACAACAGCCGCTCCACCCGGGTCGCGGCCACCAACGACACCGACCTGCTGACGGCGCTGCTCGCCGCGCAGGTCGACGAGGACGGCAAGCCGCTGACCATCGAGGAGGCCGCCCAGCAGGTCCTCCCGAAGGTCCGGGGCGCCTTCTCGCTCGTCTTCATGGACGAGCACACCCTCTACGCCGGCCGTGACCCCCAGGGCATCCGCCCGCTGGTCCTCGGCCGCCTGGAGCGCGGCTGGGTGGTCGCCTCCGAGTCCGCCGCCCTGGACATCTGCGGCGCCAGCTTCGTCCGCGAGATCGAGCCGGGCGAGTTCGTCGCCATCGACGAGAACGGCCTGCGCAGCTCGCGATTCGCGGAAGCAAAGCCCAAGGGCTGTGTCTTCGAGTACGTGTACCTGGCCCGCCCGGACACCGACATCGCCGGCCGGAACGTGTACCTCTCCCGCGTGGAGATGGGCCGCCGGCTCGCCAAGGAGGCCCCGGCCGAGGCCGACCTGGTGATAGCCACCCCGGAGTCGGGCACCCCGGCCGCGATCGGCTACGCCGAGGCGTCGGGCATCCCGTTCGGCGCCGGACTGGTGAAGAACGCCTATGTGGGCCGTACGTTCATCCAGCCCTCGCAGACCATCCGCCAGCTGGGCATCCGGCTGAAGCTGAACCCGCTCAAGGAAGTCATCAAGGGCAAGCGCCTGGTGGTCGTGGACGACTCGATCGTGCGCGGCAACACCCAGCGGGCCCTGGTGCGCATGCTCCGCGAGGCCGGCGCCGCCGAGGTGCACATCCGCATCTCCTCGCCGCCGGTGAAGTGGCCCTGCTTCTTCGGGATCGACTTCGCCACCCGCGCCGAGCTGATCGCCAACGGCATGACGATCGACGAGATCGGCACCAGCCTCGGCGCCGACTCGCTCGCCTACATCTCCATCGACGGCATGATCGACGCGACCACCATCGCGAAGCCGAACCTGTGCCGCGCCTGCTTCGACGGCGAGTACCCGATGGAGCTGCCGGACCCGGAGCTGCTCGGCAAGCAGCTGCTGGAGACCGAGCTGGCGGCCGGTCCCGCCGAAACGGCCGCGGCCGACGCGATCCGCCGCCCGTAA
- the purQ gene encoding phosphoribosylformylglycinamidine synthase subunit PurQ produces MTARIGVVTFPGSLDDRDTQRAIRLAGAEPVALWHKDKDLKQVDAVVLPGGFSYGDYLRAGAISRFSPVMDTLIEQAKAGLPVLGICNGFQVLTEAHLLPGAMLGNDHLHFICRDQKLRVENAETAWTGDYRQGQEIHIPLKNMDGRYVADPYTLDKLEAEGRVVFRYLDVNPNGSLNDIAGVTNEAGNVVGLMPHPEHAVEPLIGSGRTDGLPFFTSILKKLVNA; encoded by the coding sequence GTGACCGCTCGTATTGGCGTCGTCACTTTCCCGGGCAGCCTGGACGACCGGGACACCCAGCGCGCGATCCGTCTCGCGGGCGCCGAACCGGTCGCCCTCTGGCACAAGGACAAGGACCTCAAGCAGGTCGACGCCGTGGTCCTGCCCGGCGGTTTCTCCTACGGCGACTATCTGCGCGCCGGCGCCATCTCCCGTTTCTCGCCGGTCATGGACACGCTCATCGAGCAGGCGAAGGCCGGCCTTCCGGTCCTCGGTATCTGCAACGGCTTCCAGGTCCTGACCGAGGCCCACCTGCTGCCCGGCGCGATGCTCGGCAACGACCACCTCCACTTCATCTGCCGCGACCAGAAGCTGCGGGTGGAGAACGCGGAGACGGCCTGGACCGGCGACTACCGCCAGGGCCAGGAGATCCACATCCCGCTGAAGAACATGGACGGCCGGTACGTCGCCGACCCGTACACGCTCGACAAGCTGGAGGCGGAGGGCCGTGTCGTCTTCCGCTACCTGGACGTGAATCCGAACGGCTCGCTCAACGACATCGCGGGCGTCACCAACGAGGCGGGCAACGTCGTCGGCCTGATGCCGCACCCCGAGCACGCCGTCGAGCCGCTGATCGGTTCGGGCCGCACCGACGGCCTTCCCTTCTTCACCTCGATCCTCAAGAAGCTGGTCAACGCATGA
- the purM gene encoding phosphoribosylformylglycinamidine cyclo-ligase codes for MSETTGASYAAAGVDIEAGDRAVELMKEWVKKTRRPEVLGGIGGFAGLFDASALKRYERPLLASATDGVGTKVDIARRLGVYDTIGHDLVAMVMDDIVVCGAEPLFMTDYICVGKVHPERVAAIVKGIAEGCVLAGCALVGGETAEHPGLLGEDDFDLAGAGTGVVEADRLLGSDRIRKGDTVIAMAASGLHSNGYSLVRHVLLNTAGLALESEVAELGRTLGEELLQPTKIYSLDCLALTRTADVHAFSHITGGGLAANLARVIPDDLHAVVDRAGWTPGAIFDLVGRTGNVERLELEKTLNMGVGMMAIVPEESTDVALATLADRGVEAWVAGEITERGDKDSGAELVGDYAN; via the coding sequence ATGTCTGAGACAACTGGTGCCAGCTACGCAGCGGCGGGCGTCGACATCGAGGCGGGCGACCGCGCCGTCGAGCTGATGAAGGAGTGGGTCAAGAAGACCCGGCGTCCCGAGGTCCTCGGCGGCATCGGCGGCTTCGCCGGACTCTTCGACGCCTCCGCCCTCAAGCGCTACGAGCGCCCCCTGCTCGCCTCCGCCACGGACGGCGTGGGCACCAAGGTGGACATCGCCCGCCGCCTGGGCGTCTACGACACCATCGGCCACGACCTGGTCGCCATGGTCATGGACGACATCGTGGTGTGCGGCGCCGAGCCGCTGTTCATGACCGACTACATCTGTGTCGGCAAGGTGCACCCCGAGCGGGTCGCCGCCATCGTCAAGGGCATCGCGGAAGGCTGTGTGCTGGCCGGCTGCGCCCTGGTCGGCGGTGAGACGGCCGAACACCCGGGCCTGCTCGGCGAGGACGACTTCGACCTCGCGGGCGCCGGTACGGGCGTCGTGGAGGCCGACCGGCTGCTCGGCTCGGATCGCATCCGCAAGGGTGACACCGTGATCGCCATGGCGGCCTCCGGGCTTCACTCGAACGGGTACTCCCTGGTCCGCCACGTCCTGCTGAACACGGCGGGCCTGGCCCTGGAGTCGGAGGTGGCCGAACTGGGCCGCACCCTCGGCGAGGAGCTGCTGCAGCCCACCAAGATCTACTCGCTGGACTGCCTGGCCCTGACCCGCACGGCCGATGTGCACGCCTTCAGCCACATCACCGGCGGCGGGCTCGCGGCGAACCTGGCCCGGGTGATCCCGGACGACCTGCACGCCGTGGTCGACCGCGCCGGCTGGACCCCGGGCGCGATCTTCGACCTGGTCGGCAGGACCGGGAACGTGGAGCGCCTGGAGCTGGAGAAGACGCTGAACATGGGCGTCGGCATGATGGCGATCGTCCCGGAGGAGTCCACCGACGTGGCCCTCGCGACGCTGGCCGACCGGGGCGTCGAAGCCTGGGTGGCCGGTGAGATCACCGAGCGCGGCGACAAGGACAGCGGCGCGGAGCTGGTGGGGGACTACGCGAACTGA
- a CDS encoding ABC transporter ATP-binding protein encodes MDIDGHDRVIEVTGLTRVYGGGSGGFEAVRGISFSVARGEIFALLGTNGAGKTSTVELLEGLAAPTRGEIRVLGHDPYRERTAVRPRTGVMLQEGGFPAELTVAETARMWAGCTSGARPPKEVLARVGLGDRHAVRVKQLSGGERRRLDLALALLGDPEVLFLDEPTTGLDAEGRRDTWELVRALRDAGTTVLLTTHYLEEAEGLADRLAILHAGRIAAAGTPAEVTAGRPGRMSFQLPEGYHLGDLPPLAGLGVCGHEHEGRTVRLHTTDPQRTAAGVLAWADRTGLCLAALDVRSASLEEAFLGIAGHDGGFGQGVAA; translated from the coding sequence ATGGACATCGACGGACACGATCGGGTGATCGAGGTCACCGGCCTCACCCGTGTCTACGGCGGCGGATCCGGCGGATTCGAGGCCGTACGCGGAATCAGCTTCTCCGTGGCGCGCGGGGAGATCTTCGCGCTGCTGGGCACCAATGGCGCGGGCAAGACCTCCACCGTGGAACTCCTGGAGGGGCTCGCCGCGCCGACCCGCGGCGAGATCAGGGTCCTCGGCCACGATCCCTACCGGGAACGGACCGCCGTACGCCCCCGCACCGGCGTGATGCTCCAGGAGGGCGGCTTCCCCGCGGAGCTGACCGTCGCGGAGACCGCGCGGATGTGGGCGGGCTGCACCAGCGGCGCCCGGCCCCCGAAGGAGGTGCTGGCGCGGGTGGGCCTCGGGGACCGGCACGCGGTACGGGTCAAGCAGCTGTCCGGCGGCGAACGGCGCCGGCTCGACCTCGCGCTCGCCCTGCTCGGCGACCCCGAGGTGCTCTTCCTGGACGAGCCGACGACCGGCCTGGACGCCGAAGGCCGCCGGGACACCTGGGAGTTGGTGCGCGCGCTGCGGGACGCCGGGACGACCGTGCTGCTCACCACGCACTATCTGGAGGAGGCCGAGGGCCTGGCCGACCGGCTCGCCATCCTGCACGCGGGCCGCATCGCCGCGGCGGGCACCCCGGCCGAGGTCACCGCGGGCCGCCCCGGCCGGATGTCCTTCCAGCTGCCCGAGGGCTATCACCTCGGCGATCTGCCCCCACTGGCCGGCCTCGGCGTCTGCGGCCACGAGCACGAGGGCCGGACCGTACGGCTGCACACCACCGACCCCCAGCGCACCGCCGCCGGCGTCCTCGCCTGGGCCGACCGCACCGGCCTGTGCCTGGCCGCCCTCGACGTGCGCTCGGCCTCCCTGGAGGAGGCGTTCCTGGGGATCGCCGGGCACGACGGCGGCTTCGGCCAGGGGGTGGCGGCATGA
- a CDS encoding Glu/Leu/Phe/Val dehydrogenase dimerization domain-containing protein, which translates to MTDVSGAPADVLHTLFHSEQGGHEQVVLCQDRASGLKAVIALHSTALGPALGGTRFYPYATDAEAVADALNLARGMSYKNAMAGLDHGGGKAVIIGDPERDKTEELLLAYGRMVASLGGRYVTACDVGTYVADMDVVARECRWTTGRSPENGGAGDSSVLTAFGVYQSMRACAQHLWGDPSLRDRTVGVAGVGKVGHHLVRHLLDEGAKVVITDVRPDAVQRILDEHAGVTAVADTDALIRLDGLDIYAPCALGGALNDETVPVLTATVVCGAANNQLAHPGVEKDLADRGVLYAPDYVVNAGGVIQVADELHGFDFERCRAKAARIFDTTLAIFARAKEDGIPPAAAADRIAEQRMAEARAGRGGH; encoded by the coding sequence GTGACCGACGTATCCGGCGCGCCTGCTGATGTCCTGCACACCCTGTTCCACTCGGAGCAGGGCGGTCATGAACAGGTCGTGCTCTGCCAGGACCGCGCCAGTGGCCTCAAGGCCGTGATCGCGCTCCACTCCACCGCTCTGGGCCCGGCCCTCGGCGGCACCCGCTTCTACCCGTACGCCACCGACGCCGAGGCCGTCGCCGACGCGCTCAACCTCGCGCGCGGGATGTCGTACAAGAACGCCATGGCCGGCCTGGACCACGGCGGCGGCAAGGCCGTGATCATCGGCGACCCGGAGCGCGACAAGACCGAGGAACTCCTCCTGGCCTACGGCCGGATGGTCGCCTCCCTCGGCGGACGCTACGTCACCGCCTGCGACGTCGGCACCTATGTGGCCGACATGGACGTGGTGGCCCGCGAGTGCCGCTGGACCACCGGCCGCTCCCCGGAGAACGGCGGCGCCGGCGACTCCTCGGTGCTGACCGCCTTCGGCGTCTACCAGAGCATGCGCGCCTGCGCCCAGCACCTGTGGGGCGACCCCTCGCTGCGCGACCGCACGGTCGGTGTCGCCGGGGTCGGCAAGGTCGGCCACCACCTGGTGCGCCACCTGCTGGACGAGGGCGCGAAGGTCGTGATCACGGATGTCCGCCCGGACGCCGTCCAGCGGATCCTCGACGAACACGCGGGCGTGACGGCGGTCGCCGACACCGACGCGCTGATCCGCCTCGACGGCCTGGACATCTACGCGCCCTGCGCGCTGGGCGGCGCCCTGAACGACGAGACCGTGCCGGTGCTCACCGCCACGGTGGTGTGCGGCGCGGCCAACAACCAGCTCGCCCACCCGGGTGTGGAGAAGGACCTCGCCGACCGCGGGGTCCTCTACGCGCCGGACTACGTGGTGAACGCGGGCGGGGTCATCCAGGTGGCCGACGAGCTGCACGGCTTCGACTTCGAGCGGTGCAGGGCGAAGGCGGCGCGGATCTTCGACACCACGCTGGCCATATTCGCACGTGCGAAGGAAGACGGGATTCCGCCGGCCGCGGCGGCCGACCGGATCGCCGAGCAGCGGATGGCCGAGGCGCGCGCGGGCCGCGGCGGCCACTGA
- a CDS encoding META domain-containing protein: MKRNKATAALALLLPVAVACGAAPAHSGAVTEDQPLTGVEWRVVSVTAEGATHPAPASARLLLNGDGTAAGNLGCNGFSAPATLRGDHLTFGRLRTTRMACDEARMAFERLLGGLLGGHTLTAAPGHGNLTLTTRHGDHVNLTRSTTE, from the coding sequence ATGAAACGGAACAAAGCGACCGCCGCGCTCGCCCTTCTCCTCCCCGTGGCGGTGGCCTGTGGCGCCGCGCCCGCGCACAGTGGAGCGGTGACCGAGGACCAGCCCCTGACCGGCGTCGAATGGCGCGTCGTGAGCGTCACCGCCGAGGGCGCCACGCACCCCGCCCCGGCCTCCGCCCGCCTGCTCCTGAACGGCGACGGGACCGCCGCCGGCAACCTCGGCTGCAACGGCTTCAGCGCCCCCGCCACCCTGCGCGGCGACCACCTCACCTTCGGGCGGCTGCGCACCACCAGGATGGCCTGCGACGAGGCCCGGATGGCCTTCGAGCGGCTGCTCGGCGGGCTGCTCGGCGGCCACACCCTCACCGCCGCCCCCGGCCACGGCAACCTCACGCTCACCACGCGTCACGGGGACCACGTCAACCTCACCCGCAGCACAACCGAATGA
- a CDS encoding maleylpyruvate isomerase family mycothiol-dependent enzyme — protein sequence MSPAKKRARSYDPVRTRAAVLGQFGAVREAVRGLSDEQLAGETRLGGWSVRELAVHIGMALTAVQRALAQPEPATADSVLLDWPFATAANAAAIDAFTRDLTAEHPDLDAHLAEIDATLRGLLAEHPGGRLLPTSAGVLSLDDYLVTRAVELVVHTDDLNAAVPGLDVPYDRQALAATTRLLADALAAKAPGGSTEVRVPPYAVVQCVEGPRHTRGTPPNVVEADPLTWVRLATGRLDWRTAVADAKVSASGERADIGALLPVMS from the coding sequence ATGTCCCCGGCCAAGAAGCGTGCCCGTAGCTACGATCCCGTCCGGACCCGTGCCGCGGTCCTCGGTCAGTTCGGGGCGGTGCGGGAGGCCGTACGCGGGCTGAGCGACGAGCAGTTGGCGGGGGAGACCCGGCTCGGGGGCTGGTCCGTGCGGGAGCTGGCCGTGCACATCGGGATGGCGCTGACGGCCGTACAGCGGGCGCTCGCGCAGCCCGAGCCGGCCACGGCGGATTCCGTGCTGCTCGACTGGCCGTTCGCGACCGCCGCCAACGCCGCGGCCATCGACGCGTTCACCCGGGACCTCACCGCCGAACATCCCGACCTCGACGCCCACCTCGCGGAGATCGACGCCACCCTGCGCGGCCTCCTCGCCGAGCACCCCGGCGGCCGGCTGCTGCCGACCAGCGCCGGTGTCCTGTCCCTGGACGACTACCTGGTCACCCGCGCCGTCGAACTCGTCGTGCACACCGACGACCTGAACGCCGCCGTGCCAGGGCTCGACGTGCCGTACGACCGGCAGGCGCTGGCCGCCACCACCCGGCTGCTCGCCGACGCGCTCGCGGCGAAGGCGCCCGGCGGCTCCACCGAGGTGCGCGTGCCGCCGTACGCCGTGGTGCAGTGCGTGGAAGGGCCCCGGCACACCCGCGGCACCCCGCCCAACGTGGTGGAGGCCGACCCGCTGACGTGGGTCCGGCTCGCCACCGGGCGGCTGGACTGGCGGACCGCCGTGGCCGACGCCAAGGTCAGCGCGAGCGGGGAGCGGGCCGACATCGGGGCACTCCTGCCGGTCATGTCCTGA
- a CDS encoding DUF3073 domain-containing protein, with protein MGRGRAKAKQTKVARQLKYNSGGTDLSRLASELGASTSNQPPNGEPFEDDDEDEDDLYSRYADLYEDDEDEDDGPSQHRRGA; from the coding sequence ATGGGGCGCGGCCGGGCCAAGGCCAAGCAGACAAAGGTCGCCCGCCAGCTGAAGTACAACAGCGGTGGGACTGACCTGTCACGTCTGGCCAGTGAACTGGGCGCATCAACTTCGAACCAGCCGCCGAACGGCGAGCCTTTCGAGGACGATGACGAGGACGAGGACGACCTTTACTCCCGTTACGCCGACCTCTATGAGGACGACGAGGACGAGGACGACGGTCCCTCTCAACACCGTCGCGGCGCTTGA
- a CDS encoding Lsr2 family protein gives MAQKVVVTLFDDIDGSEAAETIAFGLDGKSYEIDLNETNAKKLRKALAPFVEAGRKRSRSGKAYKQTEVAPDPAAVRAWAQANKMDVPARGRIPKKVYEAFSSAQ, from the coding sequence GTGGCGCAAAAGGTCGTGGTCACTCTCTTTGACGACATCGACGGCTCGGAAGCGGCGGAAACGATCGCCTTCGGACTCGACGGCAAGTCGTACGAGATCGACCTGAACGAAACCAACGCCAAGAAACTGCGCAAGGCGCTCGCGCCGTTCGTCGAGGCCGGCCGCAAGCGGTCGCGCTCCGGCAAGGCGTACAAGCAGACCGAGGTGGCGCCCGACCCGGCCGCCGTCCGCGCCTGGGCCCAGGCCAACAAGATGGACGTGCCCGCGCGCGGACGCATTCCCAAGAAGGTCTACGAGGCGTTCAGCAGCGCGCAGTGA
- a CDS encoding Uma2 family endonuclease has product MTVMAERTSQMSVQEFETIALAAPETVTLEFIDGRIGVKKVADGDHDTIVTWLTRRCMQARPDLDLYQGRGLQVEAYRDGRARPDALLVPEGHFAGHGEWADPEGVLMIVEVTSYDSDTDRRDRHEKPTAYGQSGIPLYLLIDRDSCTVTVHSGPDRQVGGYRDLHVAKFGEKVSLPGPVGFELDTEILKNYVR; this is encoded by the coding sequence ATGACGGTTATGGCCGAGCGCACGTCTCAGATGTCGGTGCAGGAGTTCGAAACGATCGCCCTCGCCGCTCCCGAGACCGTCACGTTGGAGTTCATCGACGGACGGATCGGAGTAAAGAAGGTGGCGGACGGAGATCACGACACCATCGTGACCTGGCTTACCCGGCGCTGTATGCAGGCCAGGCCCGACCTGGACCTGTACCAGGGCCGAGGACTTCAGGTGGAGGCATACCGGGACGGCCGGGCGCGACCCGATGCGCTGCTCGTACCGGAAGGCCACTTCGCGGGGCACGGTGAATGGGCCGACCCTGAGGGAGTGCTCATGATCGTCGAGGTCACCTCGTACGACTCGGACACCGACCGGCGAGACCGGCACGAGAAGCCGACCGCGTACGGACAGTCCGGAATCCCGCTGTACCTCTTGATCGACCGAGACTCCTGCACCGTCACCGTGCACAGCGGACCGGACCGGCAGGTCGGCGGCTATCGCGACCTCCACGTCGCCAAGTTCGGCGAGAAGGTCTCCCTCCCCGGTCCGGTCGGCTTCGAGCTGGACACGGAGATCCTCAAGAACTACGTCCGCTGA
- the purS gene encoding phosphoribosylformylglycinamidine synthase subunit PurS, with the protein MARVVVDVMLKPEILDPQGQAVQRALPRLGFEGISDVRQGKRFELEVDGPVDEAALARIRDLAESFLANTVIEDFTVKVEEGAEVAEAAK; encoded by the coding sequence GTGGCACGCGTCGTAGTCGACGTCATGCTCAAGCCGGAGATCCTCGACCCCCAGGGCCAGGCGGTCCAGCGTGCGCTGCCGCGCCTGGGATTCGAGGGGATCTCGGACGTCCGTCAGGGAAAGCGTTTCGAACTGGAAGTTGACGGCCCGGTCGACGAGGCCGCGCTCGCCCGCATCCGTGATCTCGCGGAATCCTTCCTCGCCAACACGGTGATCGAGGACTTCACCGTCAAGGTGGAAGAGGGCGCGGAAGTCGCGGAGGCGGCGAAGTGA
- the purL gene encoding phosphoribosylformylglycinamidine synthase subunit PurL, whose product MSRTPLDTVEHAAATPDVELPWAELGLKKDEYERVVEILGRRPTGAELAMYSVMWSEHCSYKSSKVHLRQFGEKAPESDALLVGIGENAGVVDVGQGYAVTFKVESHNHPSYVEPYQGAATGVGGIVRDIIAMGARPVAVVDPLRFGAADHPDTKRVLPGVVAGIGGYGNCLGLPNIGGEVVFDACYQGNPLVNAGAIGVMRHEDIHLAKASGAGNQVILYGARTGGDGIGGASILASETFDDAKPSKRPAVQVGDPFQEKLLIECTLEAFREKLVVGIQDLGAAGLSCATSELASNGSGGMRVTLDDVPLRDSTLSPEEILMSESQERMCAVVEPAKVERFLEICQKWDVIATVIGEVTDGDRLEIFWHGGKIVDVDPRTVAHDGPVYERPYARPSWQDELQADDANKLPRPATSEELREQVLKLVASPNQASKKWITQQYDHFVQGNTVLAQPEDSGMIRVDEESGLGVAIATDGNGRYAKLDPYTGAQLALAEAYRNVATTGAKPLAVSDCLNFGSPEDPAVMWQFAEAVRGLADGCLQLGTPVTGGNVSLYNQTGEAAIHPTPVVAVLGVIDDVARRTPVAFQEEGQLLYLLGDTREEFGGSAWSQVIHDHLGGMPPVVDLERERLLAEILISASRDGMIDSAHDLSDGGLVQAVVESALLGGKGARLVVPDGLDAFTFLLSESAGRALVAVPRSEELRFTDMCGARGLPATRIGVVDGDAVELQGEFTLPLTALREAHEATIPALLA is encoded by the coding sequence ATGAGCCGGACGCCTCTGGACACGGTCGAGCACGCGGCCGCGACCCCCGACGTCGAGCTGCCCTGGGCCGAACTCGGCCTGAAGAAGGACGAGTACGAGCGGGTGGTGGAGATCCTCGGCCGCCGCCCGACCGGCGCGGAGCTCGCCATGTACTCGGTCATGTGGTCCGAGCACTGCTCGTACAAGTCCTCCAAGGTCCATCTGCGCCAGTTCGGCGAGAAGGCGCCCGAGTCGGACGCGCTGCTCGTCGGCATCGGCGAGAACGCCGGTGTGGTGGACGTCGGCCAGGGCTACGCGGTCACCTTCAAGGTCGAGTCGCACAACCACCCCTCCTACGTGGAGCCCTACCAGGGCGCGGCCACGGGCGTCGGCGGCATCGTCCGCGACATCATCGCGATGGGCGCCCGCCCGGTCGCGGTGGTCGACCCGCTGCGCTTCGGCGCGGCCGACCACCCCGACACCAAGCGCGTCCTGCCGGGCGTGGTCGCGGGCATCGGCGGCTACGGCAACTGCCTGGGCCTGCCCAACATCGGCGGCGAGGTCGTCTTCGACGCCTGCTACCAGGGCAACCCGCTGGTCAACGCCGGTGCGATCGGTGTGATGCGGCACGAGGACATCCACCTCGCCAAGGCGTCCGGCGCGGGCAACCAGGTCATCCTGTACGGCGCCCGGACCGGCGGCGACGGCATCGGCGGCGCCTCGATCCTCGCGTCCGAGACGTTCGACGACGCGAAGCCCTCGAAGCGGCCCGCGGTGCAGGTCGGCGACCCCTTCCAGGAGAAGCTCCTCATCGAGTGCACCCTGGAGGCGTTCCGCGAGAAGCTGGTCGTCGGCATCCAGGACCTGGGCGCGGCCGGCCTCTCCTGCGCGACCAGCGAGCTGGCGTCCAACGGCTCCGGCGGCATGCGCGTGACCCTGGACGACGTCCCGCTGCGCGACTCGACGCTCTCGCCCGAGGAGATCCTCATGAGCGAGTCGCAGGAACGCATGTGCGCGGTCGTGGAGCCGGCGAAGGTCGAGCGCTTCCTGGAGATCTGCCAGAAGTGGGACGTCATCGCCACGGTCATCGGCGAGGTGACCGACGGCGACCGGCTGGAGATCTTCTGGCACGGCGGCAAGATCGTGGACGTCGACCCGCGCACGGTCGCGCACGACGGCCCGGTCTACGAGCGCCCGTACGCGCGCCCCTCCTGGCAGGACGAGCTCCAGGCCGACGACGCGAACAAGCTGCCGCGCCCGGCGACTTCCGAGGAGCTGCGCGAGCAGGTCCTGAAGCTGGTGGCGTCGCCGAACCAGGCGTCCAAGAAGTGGATCACGCAGCAGTACGACCACTTCGTGCAGGGCAACACGGTGCTGGCGCAGCCCGAGGACTCGGGCATGATCCGGGTGGACGAGGAGAGCGGCCTCGGCGTCGCCATCGCGACGGACGGCAACGGCCGCTACGCCAAGCTGGACCCGTACACGGGCGCGCAGCTGGCGCTCGCGGAGGCGTACCGGAACGTGGCGACGACGGGTGCGAAGCCGCTCGCGGTCTCGGACTGCCTGAACTTCGGCTCGCCCGAGGACCCGGCGGTGATGTGGCAGTTCGCGGAGGCGGTACGCGGCCTCGCGGACGGCTGCCTGCAGCTCGGCACGCCGGTGACCGGCGGCAATGTCTCGCTCTACAACCAGACGGGCGAGGCGGCGATCCACCCGACGCCGGTCGTCGCGGTCCTCGGTGTGATCGACGACGTCGCCCGCCGTACCCCGGTCGCCTTCCAGGAGGAGGGGCAGCTGCTCTACCTCCTCGGCGACACCCGCGAGGAGTTCGGCGGCTCGGCCTGGTCCCAGGTGATCCACGACCACCTGGGCGGTATGCCGCCAGTGGTCGACCTGGAGCGGGAGCGGCTGCTGGCCGAGATCCTGATCTCCGCCTCCCGCGACGGCATGATCGACTCCGCGCACGACCTGTCCGACGGCGGTCTCGTGCAGGCCGTGGTCGAGTCGGCGCTGCTCGGCGGGAAGGGCGCGCGCCTGGTCGTCCCCGACGGCCTGGACGCCTTCACCTTCCTGCTCTCCGAATCGGCCGGCCGCGCCCTCGTGGCCGTCCCCCGCTCGGAGGAGCTCCGCTTCACCGACATGTGCGGCGCGCGCGGCCTGCCGGCCACGCGGATCGGCGTCGTGGACGGCGACGCGGTCGAGCTCCAGGGCGAGTTCACCCTCCCCCTGACCGCCCTGCGCGAGGCCCACGAGGCCACGATCCCCGCGCTGCTGGCCTAG